A stretch of the Fusobacterium varium genome encodes the following:
- a CDS encoding putative diguanylate cyclase encodes MKIKNIRIELWIISICIFILMLNSILLFPKKVNSFFLNMIESELDNSTQRNTKLIYGKINDTNRLLHGISTDIIDESNIKSEEIKKLLKTVGINFNFRAIGIVDTEGKLVSKIEFSENNSDEEFYKNLRFENKKDQNVSWSVYKDNVYSKIPIFDGEKYIGILFCIFNFKDIFKNLDSIEREDTIYVYVINSEGKILIRSVNSEILFNENNYYEWIKNSQDNGENIVKNFKEFFKSNNSDSIGYSVNLLDRVIYFAPLDINDWYIVSMISKKGLSYNINQMKKFANIYLGVIIVSIVYFLSIIIYYMRKNHQYIKNQNKKLQISEETLMAAAEETSLIIYDYDIKNKKIIFRNSKKIKANFPKVIEDVPKSLFEKGILLEECQKETEDKFANIARGAKSITSIFCLKNKDTNEKEWFRSTLSNIFNDNGQIEHTIGMMVDITKERKKELLFKNKSKRDSLTDLYNRESAVKIIESILKDPLYKDEIHALAIMDFDNFKIVNDSLGHIMGDKVLIDGADKLRKSLRKDDIIARLGGDEILIFLLSIGNKDNAVKIASQLVNKMRDTYEKNGKKVEISVSLGVAMSPSNGKRFIELYEKADLAMYEAKKSGRNGYHIYSEK; translated from the coding sequence ATGAAAATAAAAAATATAAGAATAGAATTATGGATAATAAGTATCTGTATTTTTATTTTAATGTTAAATTCTATTCTATTATTTCCTAAAAAGGTTAATTCTTTCTTTTTAAATATGATAGAAAGTGAATTGGATAATTCGACACAAAGGAATACTAAACTTATATATGGAAAAATAAATGATACAAACAGATTATTACATGGAATTTCTACAGATATAATAGATGAGAGCAATATAAAAAGTGAAGAAATAAAAAAATTATTAAAAACAGTAGGAATAAATTTTAATTTTAGAGCTATTGGAATTGTAGATACAGAAGGAAAATTAGTATCTAAAATAGAGTTTTCTGAAAATAATAGCGATGAAGAGTTTTATAAAAACTTAAGATTTGAAAATAAAAAGGATCAAAATGTAAGTTGGAGTGTATATAAGGATAATGTATATAGTAAAATTCCTATTTTTGATGGAGAGAAGTATATTGGAATTCTATTTTGTATATTCAACTTTAAGGATATATTTAAAAATTTAGACAGCATAGAAAGAGAAGATACAATATATGTTTATGTTATTAATAGTGAAGGAAAAATATTAATAAGGTCTGTTAATAGTGAAATTCTCTTTAATGAAAATAATTACTATGAGTGGATAAAAAACTCTCAGGATAATGGAGAAAATATAGTAAAAAATTTTAAGGAATTTTTTAAAAGTAATAATTCTGATAGCATAGGATACAGTGTAAATCTTTTAGACAGAGTAATTTATTTTGCTCCTTTAGATATAAATGACTGGTATATAGTTTCTATGATTTCTAAAAAAGGATTGAGCTATAATATAAATCAAATGAAAAAATTTGCTAATATTTATTTAGGAGTAATTATAGTTTCAATAGTATATTTTTTGAGTATAATAATATATTATATGAGAAAAAATCATCAATATATAAAAAATCAAAATAAAAAACTTCAGATAAGTGAAGAAACTTTAATGGCTGCTGCTGAAGAAACATCTTTAATAATATATGATTATGACATAAAAAATAAGAAAATAATTTTTAGAAATAGTAAGAAAATAAAGGCAAATTTTCCTAAAGTTATAGAGGATGTTCCAAAAAGTCTTTTTGAAAAAGGAATTTTATTAGAGGAATGCCAAAAAGAAACAGAGGATAAATTTGCTAATATTGCTAGAGGAGCTAAATCAATAACTTCAATTTTTTGTTTAAAAAATAAAGATACCAATGAAAAAGAATGGTTTAGAAGTACTCTATCTAATATTTTTAATGATAATGGTCAGATTGAACATACAATAGGTATGATGGTAGATATAACAAAAGAGAGAAAAAAAGAATTGTTATTCAAAAATAAATCTAAAAGAGATTCATTAACAGATTTATATAATCGTGAAAGTGCTGTAAAAATAATAGAAAGTATTCTTAAAGATCCTCTTTATAAAGATGAAATTCATGCTTTAGCAATTATGGATTTTGATAACTTTAAAATTGTAAATGATAGTTTGGGTCATATTATGGGAGATAAGGTATTAATAGACGGTGCAGATAAATTGAGAAAAAGTTTAAGAAAAGATGATATTATAGCAAGACTGGGAGGAGATGAAATATTGATTTTTCTCTTGAGTATAGGCAATAAAGATAATGCTGTAAAAATAGCTTCACAGCTTGTAAATAAAATGAGAGATACATATGAAAAAAATGGGAAAAAAGTGGAAATATCAGTTTCTTTAGGAGTTGCAATGTCTCCATCTAATGGAAAAAGATTTATAGAGCTTTATGAAAAAGCTGATTTGGCAATGTATGAAGCAAAAAAATCAGGAAGAAATGGATATCACATTTATTCAGAAAAATAA
- a CDS encoding putative transcriptional regulator codes for MMEKKIRITLLKQVLETIESDLDNFKITKNYLLNYIFEHMKNEKINDNFFFDGEKSVIQFNLNKKNLSTYYDFLMEKNIQVEADFIRRLIYKYANQSRKNRELFIFQAIIERIESAIKDKKIIKIHFKDKRITSVLPFYIGSSKLELSNYLFCFDINEEKYRNYRISNIDTIFITKEIKIWEDIKFVDKVIKDFDPFLSQGKKIKAILTPEGEKILKEVKLNRPEIISKNGNFYEFQCSEEKAKRYFTYFLDEIEIIEPLSLREWFKNKYINACKKYLDNFVFKK; via the coding sequence ATGATGGAAAAAAAAATAAGAATAACTCTCCTCAAACAAGTCCTAGAAACAATTGAATCTGATTTGGATAATTTTAAAATAACAAAAAACTATCTCCTAAATTATATATTTGAACATATGAAAAATGAAAAAATAAATGATAATTTTTTCTTTGATGGAGAAAAATCTGTTATACAGTTTAATTTAAACAAAAAAAATCTAAGTACATATTATGATTTTTTAATGGAAAAAAATATACAGGTAGAAGCAGATTTTATAAGAAGACTTATTTATAAATATGCGAATCAATCAAGAAAAAATAGAGAACTTTTTATTTTTCAAGCTATAATTGAAAGAATTGAATCAGCAATAAAAGATAAAAAAATTATAAAAATTCATTTTAAAGACAAAAGAATCACATCTGTTCTTCCATTTTATATAGGAAGTTCTAAACTTGAGCTTTCCAATTATCTCTTCTGTTTTGATATAAATGAAGAAAAATATAGGAATTACAGAATAAGTAATATAGATACTATCTTTATTACTAAAGAAATAAAAATTTGGGAAGATATAAAGTTTGTAGATAAAGTTATAAAAGATTTTGATCCATTTCTTTCACAAGGCAAAAAAATAAAAGCCATTTTAACTCCAGAAGGTGAAAAAATTTTAAAAGAAGTTAAATTAAATCGTCCTGAAATTATCTCTAAAAATGGAAATTTTTATGAATTTCAATGCTCAGAAGAGAAAGCTAAAAGATATTTTACATACTTTTTGGATGAAATTGAGATAATAGAACCCTTAAGTCTACGAGAATGGTTTAAAAATAAGTACATAAATGCCTGTAAAAAATATCTTGACAATTTTGTTTTTAAAAAGTAA
- a CDS encoding putative bacterial signaling protein encodes MNLGKLKTENIYEAFLSLEKMLKHDEYTYSEKLKMLEELKKKCDISLLGVIILNSKKQIRSDFFWNNSEINNVTIKKFLYNNLFELFKESIKEGKYIDLENNEKLYKIKNTFQDNFIFLPVKNIQEDFCIGGILVGKRKEKGIWNEEEIKSLETFALVMEMFYTNKYRYDEFFTQSWIFNEILDNMNVNLYVTDIKNDKILFMNKKMKESYNIDEPEGKICWQILQKGMEKRCDFCPVPKLLEKKEEKSSIVWRENGAITGKTYENYDSLIRWTDGSIVHFQESTDITDTVALKKNVLQDILCDEALNWRAGKIEMAKAIQEAKKSKKSFVIASVDIDDLKMINEKYGHIEGDKVIIETIKTIKNYLTEREFIFRLEGDNFIVVFENRTEKDVIKLLFGCIDNLKIKKRELKKEFDFSFCFGTVETYPDEDIFENDIIARADKKLYFQKLKYHKNKIDNSGDGNNKKPFVNEKDFIYNKDLLYEALVMSTDDFIYICNMKTGRFKYTSAMVEMFNLPSEIVQNPIFIWKNIVHEDDWEKFYQSNMEIGQDQTDYHLVEFRAKNKDGEYVWLRCRGHLMRDEVGEPSIFAGIMTLLGKQNKIDIITRLLNINEFSKSFEEKIKDYSVETIGMMILGIDDFKQVNEMYDREFGDGVLKMTAQIIQSSLPRNALAYRLDGDQFGILAENTDSHELQNIYDNIKTKFSRQQLLEKSKIFVTISAGCSLYPQDGNKYQELYKYTDYSLQYAKKSGKDKIVFFSNEILEHKSRFLEILRHIRESIENGFEGFEVVYQPQVFCKTANLKGVEALLRWKCEKFGSVSPVEFIPILEESGLIIPVGKWVLKEAVKVCKEMLEHNKDITVSVNCSFIQLLDENFLNDVKTIITEEGVPPSNIILELTESCIIKSIETLHEIYFQMKEIGIKTAMDDFGTGYSSLGILKQVPANIVKIDRAFVKDIVKSRFDITFIEFITRICHSVDIKVCLEGIETKEEFELVSNLEIDYIQGYYFGKPKTKNSIFKNFLTEEIEVY; translated from the coding sequence ATGAATCTGGGGAAATTAAAAACAGAAAATATTTATGAAGCTTTTTTAAGTTTGGAAAAAATGCTGAAACACGATGAATATACATATTCTGAGAAATTAAAGATGTTAGAAGAATTAAAGAAGAAATGTGATATCTCTTTGTTAGGAGTTATTATTTTAAATAGTAAAAAACAAATAAGAAGTGATTTTTTTTGGAATAATTCTGAAATAAACAATGTTACTATAAAAAAATTTTTATATAATAATCTTTTTGAATTATTTAAAGAGTCAATTAAAGAAGGTAAATATATTGATTTAGAAAATAATGAAAAGTTATATAAAATAAAAAATACATTTCAAGATAACTTTATTTTTCTTCCTGTAAAAAATATTCAGGAAGATTTTTGTATTGGTGGAATATTAGTTGGTAAAAGGAAAGAGAAAGGAATCTGGAATGAGGAAGAAATAAAATCATTAGAAACATTTGCTTTAGTAATGGAAATGTTTTATACAAATAAATATAGATATGATGAATTTTTTACACAATCTTGGATATTTAACGAAATTCTGGATAATATGAATGTAAATCTTTATGTTACAGATATAAAAAATGATAAGATACTGTTTATGAATAAAAAAATGAAGGAAAGTTATAATATAGATGAACCTGAAGGAAAGATATGCTGGCAGATTCTTCAAAAAGGAATGGAAAAAAGGTGTGATTTTTGTCCAGTTCCTAAGCTTTTAGAAAAAAAAGAAGAAAAATCCAGTATAGTATGGAGAGAAAATGGTGCTATTACAGGAAAAACTTATGAAAATTATGATAGTTTGATAAGATGGACAGATGGTTCTATAGTGCATTTTCAAGAATCTACTGATATAACAGATACAGTTGCTCTAAAAAAAAATGTTCTTCAAGATATTTTGTGTGATGAAGCTTTGAATTGGAGAGCTGGAAAAATTGAAATGGCTAAGGCTATTCAAGAAGCTAAAAAATCTAAAAAGAGTTTTGTGATAGCTTCAGTGGATATAGATGACTTAAAAATGATTAATGAAAAATATGGGCATATAGAGGGAGATAAAGTCATCATAGAAACAATAAAAACAATAAAAAATTATTTAACTGAAAGAGAGTTTATATTTAGATTGGAAGGAGATAATTTTATAGTTGTTTTTGAAAATAGGACAGAAAAAGATGTGATTAAGCTGTTATTTGGATGTATTGACAATCTTAAAATTAAAAAAAGAGAATTAAAAAAAGAGTTTGATTTTTCTTTTTGCTTTGGAACAGTAGAAACTTATCCTGATGAAGATATTTTTGAAAATGATATTATTGCAAGAGCTGACAAAAAACTTTATTTTCAAAAATTAAAGTATCATAAAAATAAAATAGATAATTCTGGAGATGGGAATAATAAAAAACCTTTTGTAAATGAAAAAGATTTTATTTACAATAAAGATCTTTTATATGAAGCACTTGTTATGAGTACAGATGATTTCATTTATATATGTAATATGAAGACGGGAAGATTCAAATATACATCTGCAATGGTAGAAATGTTCAATCTTCCTTCTGAAATAGTTCAAAATCCAATTTTTATCTGGAAAAATATTGTTCATGAGGACGATTGGGAAAAATTTTATCAGTCTAATATGGAGATAGGACAAGATCAAACAGATTATCATTTAGTTGAATTTAGAGCTAAAAATAAAGATGGAGAATATGTGTGGCTTAGATGTCGTGGACATTTGATGCGTGATGAGGTTGGAGAACCAAGTATTTTTGCAGGAATAATGACCTTACTTGGAAAACAAAATAAAATAGATATTATAACTAGGCTACTCAATATAAATGAATTTTCAAAATCTTTTGAAGAAAAAATAAAAGATTATTCTGTTGAAACCATTGGAATGATGATTTTAGGAATAGATGATTTCAAGCAGGTAAATGAAATGTATGATAGAGAGTTTGGAGATGGTGTTTTAAAAATGACAGCTCAAATAATTCAGTCATCACTTCCTAGAAATGCCTTAGCATATAGACTAGATGGGGACCAATTTGGAATTCTTGCAGAAAATACAGACAGTCATGAATTACAGAATATATATGATAATATAAAAACAAAATTTTCACGTCAACAACTTCTTGAAAAATCTAAGATATTTGTAACTATTTCAGCAGGGTGTTCACTTTATCCACAAGATGGAAATAAATATCAAGAATTATATAAATATACAGATTATTCATTACAATATGCTAAAAAAAGTGGAAAGGATAAAATAGTATTTTTTTCTAATGAGATATTGGAACATAAATCACGTTTTTTAGAAATACTTCGTCACATTAGGGAGAGCATAGAAAATGGCTTTGAAGGATTTGAAGTTGTTTATCAACCACAAGTATTTTGTAAAACTGCAAATTTAAAAGGAGTAGAAGCTTTATTAAGATGGAAATGTGAAAAATTTGGAAGTGTTTCACCAGTAGAATTTATTCCAATACTTGAGGAAAGTGGCTTAATAATACCAGTAGGAAAATGGGTATTAAAAGAAGCTGTAAAAGTATGCAAAGAAATGTTAGAGCATAATAAAGACATTACTGTTAGTGTAAACTGTTCATTTATACAGCTTTTAGATGAAAATTTTCTAAATGATGTAAAGACAATAATTACAGAAGAAGGAGTTCCACCTTCAAATATTATATTAGAATTAACAGAAAGTTGTATAATAAAAAGTATTGAAACATTACATGAAATATATTTTCAAATGAAGGAAATTGGAATAAAAACAGCAATGGATGATTTTGGAACTGGTTATTCTTCATTAGGAATATTAAAGCAAGTCCCTGCAAACATAGTAAAAATAGATCGTGCTTTTGTAAAAGATATAGTTAAAAGCAGATTTGATATTACTTTTATTGAATTTATTACAAGAATATGTCATTCAGTAGATATAAAAGTATGTTTAGAAGGAATTGAAACTAAAGAAGAATTTGAGCTTGTAAGTAACTTAGAGATTGATTACATTCAAGGTTATTATTTTGGAAAACCCAAAACTAAAAATAGTATATTTAAAAATTTTTTAACTGAAGAAATAGAAGTTTATTAA